The genome window GCTCTGGGCACTGTGACTTTACTGGTGGTTGTAGAAGTTTCAGTGATCTCAGAATCACTGAATTGTTGTGTTTTGGAGGGGCTTGTCAGGATCTTCTAGTGCAGAccccaggctccagcaggaTCAGCTAGAGCAGGTTGTCCAGAATGTTCTCTGCAGCATCTAcaggtgtggcacagcagctgggcagcagcattCCTGAACAAACACCTCCTCACCTGACCCTCGGGGGTTCTTGCCTGATGTTCCTGTGCCAAAGTGCTGTTGCCCATCAGCAAGAGACCTTTTGCCCAGGTCCAGGAAGTGAGAAGCACAATGCAGGGAGTGTAACAGAAACCCACCCAGATATACAACAGATAAGCAGTTCCTCAGAAATCAGAGGTGTAACCTTACAATGTGACCTTATAAAAGTTGCCAAACAGGAAAGTTTCTTTCTTGGATGGACCAAAGGATCTTtacccagctgctccctcaaGCAGAGACCAAAAGATGTCACTGTCTTCATTCTCCggtttccttcttttttggGACAGCATATGGCAACATGTTCAGTCCCCAGAAAGTAAACCCTTGATGTTTCTGGAGAAGGACTAAGCAAGCTGCATGATCCAAACCCACTTTGCAGTGAAGTGGCTGGAGGTCGCAGAGTCTCCTCACAGCTgccagcaaaaataatttttccttagtGGCTAAAATCCCTGTAACACACTGGAGCTCAGAGCTCTCCCCAAAGATGGACAGACACAGAGCAACCTGCAAAATTACCCTCCTGTGTCAGTGCAGCTGCATCTTCTCAGGGAACACAGGTGCTTCCCAGCCCACCGTGGGCATGGaccagctctgggctcagcaAAGAGCTCCATTCCTATTCCCCATTCACAGCAGGCTCAGCAGAAAACGGGACAATCCCAGATGAAAGGTGCCTGGCAGCATGCTtgtggagctggggcagccctctgctcagctccaaGCTGGGCTCCTGtgagaagcacagaattattGATGTTGGAAATGGCCTCTGGGATCATGGAGTTCAACCCTTGATCAATTACCACCGGGTCAAGtggaccatggcactgagtgcaaCATCCAGTCTCCAGGGACTGGGATTCCACCACATCCTCAGGCAGTCCATTCCAACGTTGAATCACCCTTTGCGTGAAGAAATTCCATCTGATGTCCCCCCAGAATGTCCCCTGGTGCAGGTTGAGGCCTTGTCCTCTCATGGTCTCGCTAGGAGAAAACCCTGCCTAGGAGAAAACGCTGTCCCCCACGTGGCTGCACCCCcttttcagggagctgtagagcAAAATAACCTCTCAGAGCCCCCTCTTCGGGGCTAAAGAagcccagctgcctcagctgctcttcacaggCCGTACCCTACAGGGCCTTCACCAGCTTCATGGCCTTtctctgcactgcctgcactggTGGCCTCGGCCCGTGGATCCggcctgtccagatccctctgcagagccttcctgccctccagcaggcTGAGTCTCCCACCAAACTTGGTATCATCCGTGATCTTGCTGTGAGTTCGCTggatcccctcatccagatcatcagtaAAGATATTAAACGGGTCTAGGCCCGACACTGGTCCCTGGGGACGCCGCTTGTGGCCGGGCAccagctggatgtggcactgttCCCCAAGGCTCTCTGGGCCTGGACATCCAGACACCTCCTGACCCAGCCAAGAGAGCATCTCTCCAAGCCATGGGctgacagcttttccagcagaatGCTGTGGGAGATGGTGCCAAAGGCTTTGTTGAGGTCCAGGTAGACACTTCCACAGCCTCCCTCCTCATCCACTGGGCCAGTCACCTGGTCATCAAAGGAGATCAGGTTTGCCAGGCAGGACCTACCTTTCCTAAAGCCCTGCTGGCTGGGACTGATGCCTTGCTTATCCTGTATGTGCCGTGTGACCACACTCAGGACAATCTGCTCCATAACCCTTCTGGGAAGCGAGGACAGGTGGACATGCCTGTTGTTCCCCAGatgctccttccagcccttcctggggaTGGTGTCACAATGGCCAAACTCCAGGCATGTGGGACCTCCCCAGTGACCCAGCACTGATAGAACTGCTGGAACGCAACAGTCCTCAGGCATGAAATAAGGCAGAGTCCAAGCTGATCCTTTTCTCTGTTGGGTTTCCCATGTGTTTCACAAGCTTGCTGTGGATGGCAGGGCACTTCTGATTACTGCCAGGGGTGAAGGTCCTGGGAAGAGCCTGAGAAGCTGATAGAGCTGGCACTGATGGGCTTGGGCTGTTGGTTCTGCACAGCCAGGTTCTTGGTACGGGGGggccacagaggtggcttctgtgtgaagctgctagaagcttccaccatgCCTGGCAGGTCCAgtcctgatggctctgaagatggacgTGATGCTGGCCACAGCCTGGTCAATTAGAGAGGTTGGTAACGCCTCTGCAAGAAcatattaaagaagaaaatcaaaacaaagcagggCGTGGTTTTAATtccagccagagaagaggaggaggtgagaacatgtgagggagaGAACATGGAGACACCAGGGtgagtggagaaggagggggaggaggtgctccaggcacaagagctgagattcctctgtaGGCCGTGGTGAGACAATGATGAAGGAGCTGTTCCCCTGCAGGCCATGGGGATCCACGGGAgctgcagagatccacccacagcccatggggatccacagaGAATGCacagatccacccacagcccattTCAGAGGTGCCCACACTGGACTGGGTGGATgtctggaggaggctgtgatccaaTGGCAGTCACGGTTAAGAGAGTGGTCCCCTGCTCCCAggatggagcagcctgtccttggaggactgcaccctgtggaagaaTGGCCCATGCCagggcagttttgggaggactgtgtgcctgtgggagggactcAGGTTGCAGCAGTTTTGGTTGGACTGCTGCTTGTGAGAGTGGAgccacactggagaagttcaaggagaactgtctcccgtGGGagggactcctctccctgagcattGGAAGAAAACCTtgggtgatgaactgaccaaaccccccccccactctgtctccctgtgctgttggttggaaggaaggaagagttgaggaaagaaaaggtgttttgaagggctattttatttttcattatcctcctctgattgTGTTTGTAATAAACTCACTTTCTGTCACTAAGATGGACATGTTTTTCCCTTGGAGCGTTTTCTCCCAGTCCTTCTGTCAACTCATGAaccttttgttattttttttttctctcctctgtccagctgtggcaggggaggctgAGTGAGCAGTTTTTGTGGGTGCCTGCTATTTGCCCAATGCCAAACCAGGGCAGTTGGTCAATCAGGCAGTGGTTCCAGAGCCTGGAAATGGAGGGCAGTGGGCATGGCATGAGTCATGGTGAGGATGAGTGTGGTCCCAAGCCCCAGCCAGTGTGCAGAGGTGGGGGAGCATGTCAGAGGGAGCCCCCTGAAGTCCAGCAGAGGTgtctgcagaggagcagccagcCTGAAACCACTCGGATGATTTCATCCCATCAGGGGCTGTGTCAGCATTTGATCCCAGCAGAAAAAATCCATCCAGGCAGAGGACCTGGGATTGCAGGAGCTGTCCAGCAAAGGGGGTGAGAGTGATGTGCTCACTTTGTTCTCCTAAAAGCCAAATCCTCTCCTAGGTATCTGTGCAGCCCAGCTGGCACAAGGCAGGGCtcttgctgctgtgcccagtggGTGTTGCCCAGGATCCTGCAGCACATTAGCCAGCCCCAGTGGGGCTCTCCAAagctcagggcagctgcagtGGCCCAGGGGGCATCTCTTTCTGCAGCTGAGGCAGGCCTGGAGCCCTGCTGGCTGCGGTCACAGCGGGGACACCAGCACACCTGGAGACACCTGCTTGGGGCTGCCTCACTCTGCACCTCCACCAGAACCTGTGTTTTAGTGCAGCCCCCAAACAGGTCGGTCCTGGCTGAGCAGTGAGACCCAGCAGGACAATGAACAACAGCTCCTGAGCTGAGAAGTCCAGTCCCAAGCTGGCACCTCTGAAAGTGACACAGCTTCTAGGAGCTGTTGGCACCCCTGCCCACTTTGTTCATGCCATTCACAGGAGAATAACTGGTGTCAGATGCTGACACTTGTGGGGGTGTTATGGCATCCTCTGATTGCATTTGCACACCCCATGTCCTGCAAGGATGCTCTGGGCACTGTGACTTTACTGGTGGTTGTAGAAATTTCAGTGGGAAGCAACTTGTGGTTTATAGAAGATGTCACCCAGCAAACCAGCACTGCAGCAAGGAACTTTTATTGCAAGCTCTTGCAAACTACATGATGTGGCACACGTTGATCTTTGACAACCATTGAATACATTTGCCCAAATCAATTTCCCATAAATCTGCAGAAAAGCttcagaagcagagcagaggatgaAGGAGTGCACCACAGGAATTTAGCTTTGGCTGCTCAAAGCTTTCTCTGTGTCTGATGCCAAAGCCTGCCTGTCTGATacaacagctgctgctctcaagGTGCAGTTTCCAAAGCAAGCAACCAAAAGCATGTcccaggatcacagaatcactgaattgtTGTGTTTTGGAGGGATTTGTCAGGATCTTCTAGTGCAGAccccaggctccagcaggaTCAGCAAGAGCAGGTTGTCCATCACCATGTATTGTTGGGGTTTGGGTATCTGCAGACATGGAGATCTCCAGAAAAGATCTCTGGGCAGTGTGAGGTGCCCTGGTCCCACAGCCTTGCTAAGGAGGTGAGGGACAAGTCAGCTGCACACTCTCGGGGAcagctgaggaggagaggaCCCGTTCCTGAGAGCTCTCTCCTGAGAGGggcagcaaagcaaagcagctggaGGCTCTGCCCACAGCTTTGTGCCTttgagcagaggaggaggtgccCTGAGGGACAGAGCTGGAAACACACCAGAGAAGGAAGCAGCACAGACGCTGCAGAGGACATTTGTCCCTTACCTAAAGGACCTCGATGAGGGCTGGAGGGGGTCTTTGGACAAGGGTATGGAGTGACAGGAGAAGTGGGAATGGTTTCACACTGATGGAGGGCAGGGCTAGATGGGATATTATAACCAAGTAAATTACCCTGAGCAGGCTGTGGTATGAGTAAAAGTTACCCAGAGCTGTTTTGActgctccatctctggaagcgttcaaggccaggttggggagggcttggaacaacctggtgTAGCGGGAGGTGTCCTTTACCATGGCAGGCAGGTCGGAATGAGGTGATTTCTAAGGTCTCATCAAGAgcaacccattctgtgattctgtgattctaggacATGTGGAAATGCCACCAAGCCTCTTCTAATGAGGATGTGAGCTTTGTTCCCGGGGACAGGCATTGTTGAACAGAGTAACCATTCCCCCGTAGAGATTGGTCAACCTCTTCTCCAGCTCCCCCAGGCTGAGGACCTCCACCTCATTCTTGTCGTTCTCAGCAATGGCCCCCCAAGCATCTTTgggccctgtgtcccccagaCAGCAGGCAGCTGACCAGATGTGGCTGGGTCTGTTAACCCTGCCTTCGGAGACGTAGGTGTTCCCAGGCACAGCACCCGTGACAACGTAGGTGCTTGTACAGTCCTTGGTCTTTTTGTTCATTGTTTTAACTTCGTAGGCGTTCCACTGGCCATTGTTGAGACTGCTGTCCTGGGGCACTATGTTGGTGAGGGTGAAGGTAGCTGTCTTGCTTTCTCTACTATCCTGATGGCCACTGGGGCTCAAATGGCCACGGTCCAAATCCTTCAGGTCTTTGTAGTCATCAAGGACAGCCTGGCTCTCTTTGATTTGTTCTAAAGTGAATTTTTGTTGCTTTATGAGGACCGACtctctttccatctctttcAGACTACTTTTATCTATGAGCTGGcgagggaaagagaaagaagtgttagaagggggaatgggaataaTGAAGAAGATTTCCCTGGAGCAGAAGTCTCTGATGGTCAAGATCCCATTTTTTGCCATCTCAGTGTAGGAAAATGTAAGAATCTGAGAGAAATCATACACATGCCCCTCCTGCATGAATGCAAGAGCTTTAAAGAGCAAGCAGCTCAGAATCTGACTGCTCTCAGATTGACTTGTGACCTTTGTGATCcaacctgcagcctgtgctgggagcatgGATGGATGCATGAGACAAGGAACATTTCCCACTCCTAGGACTGAAAGGAGACTTTGGTGAGACACCTTCCCTGCCAAAActgcttccctttcctcctgtcTCCACAGCCCAAATCTGCCCAGGGCTCTCCCTGGATCCCCTTACTCCCCACTgggtttctgtgattctgtgattctgtgattctgtgattctgtgattctgtgattctgtgattctgtgattttatgtgTGGTTGCTAGAGGTGTAGCCCAGTCCTGGAACACCAGAGTTTACCTCCTCTGACCCCATACTCAGGGAGTTGTGTCAGGAAATCAGTCCTGGAGCTGAGGTTTCCCTGGGAGGGCTACAGTTTATTCAAGGATGAAGAGTTTTGCTCACTAAGCAAAAAGATCTCAATGTGAATGGAATCTGTTACAGCAGTGCTGAGAATGTGTCTCAGAGCTGATCTAGGCCAGGGAGCATTTTCTGCAGCATCACAGAAAAGAAGTTACAAATGATCAGGCTCTGAGTGGGGCCTGAAACTTCAAAAGAGTcctgaagaacagaaatattccaaAAAGGCCTCTGGAGAAAGTTAACAAAATCAAAGCCTTTTTGGGTGGCCTGGGTCCAAGATCCAGGAGGAAAATGCCAGATtggatagggcttggagcatGCTGGTCTAATGGCAAGTGGCTTGGCCCACTTGCaggggagctgggctgagatggtctttaaggttccttccaacacaaagcattccatgattctctaaAAAGAGAGAATGGGGAGGCTGCAGTGGTGCAAGACTAGATGAGTTGCTTGAGTTCCTATGTGTAATAAGATGCTTCTGTTTTTCATAACTTCAACATCATTTTATAATCTTCAGGGAAACATACCTAGCCTTCATGTGGAGTAAGGCATGGGGCTTCCTTCTCAGGCACCTTCCCCCAAatgctgtcctgctgctctgtccttACCAAGGACAGGAATTGcctcttttctcttctgcaatTGGCCTGGCCTGTTCTACTGAAATTTGTCTGAAGGACATTTGTGAGGGCTCTAGAGCTTGTGGAGTTCTGTCTGACTGCTGGATCCTTCTGGAGCAAGCCTGAGCCAAAGGTGCTCGGGGTCACTGCCCATGGATGGAGATCTCACCCTTGTGAATGGACCAACACTGACGCTCCTCACTTTCCACTGCCTGAAATGTCTCTCCAGAAATCCCTCCACAGTTAACCTGACCCTCTCATCTCCAGTGCCTTTTCCCCCAGGGCTTTGTCCCGGGGCCATCTCACCCCCTTCTGAGTTTCTCCTCACTTCTCTAACACCACTCACAAAGCGTGTTTGACTCTTGTCTGGGAGCAGATAAACTCTGCCAGGGGTGCAGAACAGCTCAGGGCAAAGTGGGGATCAGATCCCAGCAGGACTGTTGGTCCCTCACGTTTAGCCTCTCCTGGATGCCTTTTCCCATCACTTggccagccagcacagcagggcacagggaggagaaGCATTTGACTTTGTcatgaaagcaaagaaatctGATTTGCTGTTCCTGTCAGGTGAAGGCAGAGAGCTGGGCACCTTTGGCATATGATTCATCTCATCCTCCTGCTGATGTCTCAGATGCATCAGAGGAGCCATGTGGTGCAGGGGTTTGAAGTTCAGTGAGGACATTCCCATCCTGTGTGTCCATTTGCATGTGTGTAGTGGGGTGTTAGGAAATAGAAGTGATAATTTAAATGCTGCAGCTCATCTCTGAGTGGCTGGAGGGTGATGTCCTGTAAGAGAGACACTCACCTGGGGCTCAACAAACCACCACGAGTGAGGTTTCTTGGCATCTCCAGGCTTGTATTTGTAGGCTGAGTACACTGGAATTCTCCTGTCTCTGTCATACAGGGTGGCATAGTGATATGAGTTCATGTAGCGCTGACAGATCCAGGCTGG of Vidua macroura isolate BioBank_ID:100142 chromosome 5, ASM2450914v1, whole genome shotgun sequence contains these proteins:
- the LOC128807670 gene encoding endonuclease domain-containing 1 protein-like codes for the protein MLGLLLLQVLASCLWLGHGEVVTSFTSCPQFFYAGTTPNDVLNPKNPAWICQRYMNSYHYATLYDRDRRIPVYSAYKYKPGDAKKPHSWWFVEPQLIDKSSLKEMERESVLIKQQKFTLEQIKESQAVLDDYKDLKDLDRGHLSPSGHQDSRESKTATFTLTNIVPQDSSLNNGQWNAYEVKTMNKKTKDCTSTYVVTGAVPGNTYVSEGRVNRPSHIWSAACCLGDTGPKDAWGAIAENDKNEVEVLSLGELEKRLTNLYGGMVTLFNNACPREQSSHPH